In a genomic window of Pseudoglutamicibacter albus:
- a CDS encoding nucleoside/nucleotide kinase family protein: MGTRSKPLILALDGRSGTGKTHLSLRLAEWARDAGLHGERHSVDVLHLDELYPGWDGLAAGLETYTQQVLPALVRDGKAIWTPWNWHTSRHGAPRTLGPADIIIVEGVGAGHPAARPFLAGTLTLMLETAARKERALARDGATYAPYWDTWAAQEEQLPAASDGPNDISISVDNGNGDVLTQARTWLTALTALS, encoded by the coding sequence ATGGGTACGCGAAGCAAGCCACTGATCCTCGCCCTCGACGGCCGCTCAGGGACAGGGAAAACACACCTGAGCTTGCGGTTGGCCGAATGGGCCCGGGACGCAGGGCTACACGGCGAGCGCCATAGCGTCGATGTGCTCCACCTCGACGAGCTCTACCCCGGCTGGGACGGCCTCGCCGCAGGCCTTGAAACCTACACGCAACAGGTCCTGCCCGCTCTCGTGCGCGACGGCAAGGCGATCTGGACACCCTGGAACTGGCACACCTCACGCCACGGTGCGCCCCGCACACTCGGGCCCGCGGACATCATCATCGTCGAAGGGGTCGGCGCCGGACACCCCGCCGCACGCCCCTTCCTCGCCGGAACACTCACACTCATGCTTGAGACCGCTGCCCGCAAAGAACGCGCACTCGCCCGCGACGGCGCAACCTACGCGCCCTACTGGGACACCTGGGCCGCTCAAGAAGAACAGCTACCCGCCGCAAGCGACGGCCCCAACGACATCAGCATCAGCGTCGATAACGGGAACGGCGACGTGCTCACCCAGGCCCGCACCTGGCTCACCGCGCTTACTGCACTCAGCTAA
- the cls gene encoding cardiolipin synthase, whose translation MGDIWLLPANWPEWLTYTLLTVDLLIRIAMLGIVPGGRRPTTAMAWLLAIFLLPYVGLIIFLLFGSHRLNRPRRERQEAVNREIMTAVGPDPLDRVPGHFPRWVTSVSELNQNLTGYPLAGGNRFRFDADYKNILKTMAEDIDSANDYVHVEFYIAGVDQEYTEPVFKALERAAARGVKVRFLFDQIGSWRLPGYRKMKKRLTEAGVEWYRMLPIAPSKWRWRRPDLRNHRKILVVDGRVGMTGSINLIEPSYLRRSAHRKGREWIDMMARIEGPMVDHLDLIFATDWYLESGKKVFDQLQFAEHDRPADTLAQMIPSGPGYPQENNLRMFNTLIYNARRQVRITTPYLVPDDSLLYALTTAAQAGVDVELYLCREGDNKITNHAQQSYYDTLLEAGVEIYRYPSPDVLHSKCVTVDDTVGVFGSSNMDMRSFSLNNEITVLTLGSECVASLNEIMDSYKAESELLTKEAWASRSRIERWLDNVARLTAVVQ comes from the coding sequence ATGGGCGATATCTGGCTTTTGCCAGCGAATTGGCCTGAGTGGCTCACGTACACGTTGCTCACGGTGGACTTGCTGATCCGTATCGCGATGCTCGGTATTGTGCCTGGTGGCCGCCGCCCCACCACCGCGATGGCGTGGCTGCTTGCGATCTTCCTGTTGCCCTACGTCGGCCTGATTATTTTCTTGTTGTTCGGCTCCCACCGGCTCAACAGGCCGAGGCGTGAACGCCAAGAGGCCGTCAACCGGGAGATCATGACGGCGGTCGGACCGGACCCGCTCGATAGAGTTCCCGGCCATTTCCCGCGCTGGGTCACGAGTGTTTCCGAACTCAACCAGAACCTGACCGGCTACCCCCTGGCTGGTGGTAACCGTTTCCGCTTCGACGCCGACTATAAGAACATCCTGAAGACGATGGCCGAGGACATCGACTCCGCCAACGACTACGTGCACGTCGAGTTCTATATCGCCGGTGTTGACCAGGAATACACGGAGCCGGTGTTCAAAGCGCTCGAGAGGGCTGCTGCTCGTGGGGTCAAGGTGCGTTTCCTCTTCGACCAGATCGGCAGCTGGCGTTTGCCTGGCTATCGGAAGATGAAGAAACGCCTCACGGAAGCGGGCGTCGAGTGGTACCGCATGCTGCCTATCGCGCCGTCTAAGTGGCGTTGGCGCCGCCCGGACCTACGTAACCACCGCAAGATCCTGGTGGTCGATGGCCGGGTGGGCATGACCGGTTCGATCAACCTGATCGAACCAAGTTACCTGCGCCGTTCCGCGCACCGCAAGGGGCGCGAATGGATCGACATGATGGCCCGCATCGAAGGCCCGATGGTGGACCACCTCGACCTCATCTTTGCTACAGACTGGTATCTCGAATCCGGTAAGAAAGTGTTCGATCAGCTCCAGTTCGCCGAACACGACCGCCCCGCGGACACGCTCGCGCAGATGATCCCTTCTGGGCCGGGCTATCCGCAGGAGAACAATCTGCGCATGTTCAACACGCTCATCTATAACGCCAGACGGCAGGTGCGCATCACGACCCCATACCTGGTTCCGGACGATTCGTTGCTATATGCGTTGACGACTGCCGCGCAAGCCGGGGTGGATGTGGAACTGTATCTGTGCCGCGAGGGCGATAACAAGATCACCAACCACGCGCAACAGTCCTACTACGACACCCTGTTGGAGGCGGGCGTGGAGATTTACCGGTACCCGTCACCGGATGTCCTGCACTCCAAGTGCGTCACGGTCGATGACACGGTGGGTGTGTTCGGTTCCTCCAACATGGACATGCGCTCCTTCAGTCTCAACAACGAGATCACCGTGTTGACGCTGGGCAGTGAATGTGTGGCCTCTCTCAACGAGATCATGGATTCGTATAAAGCCGAATCGGAGCTACTCACGAAAGAAGCGTGGGCTTCACGTTCACGCATCGAACGCTGGCTGGATAACGTAGCGCGCCTCACTGCGGTCGTGCAGTAG
- a CDS encoding aminotransferase class IV yields MSQQKKPNSMVAVWIEPCTVAAPGRAASDAPAAVDAGAGWSVRCVDPAAGWLRLDDAGVTRGDGVFETLLYRRGRIRSVIEHLARMERSAAALALEIPPAAVWEHAIALGLDAFLGQDADGEPEASIRCVATRGAPGTGPACFVTLSPVPARDPDPKPIKVLTLDRGYDSGAAQRAPWLLLGAKTLSYAVNVAALTYAKKHGADDAIFVTSDGLVLDGLTASVVASYRTDNSNAGHTIGGSGNSNDGGSVVLRTPSVEAGGLAGTTVAAVSEAARALDWEVEAVPMRPADLLTADALWLASSVKMLRPVSHVDGVEVGVDAQLHRILSHALEQTL; encoded by the coding sequence ATGAGCCAGCAGAAGAAGCCGAATTCGATGGTCGCGGTGTGGATCGAACCCTGTACAGTAGCTGCGCCAGGGCGAGCAGCCTCCGATGCGCCGGCGGCTGTTGATGCGGGCGCGGGTTGGTCTGTTCGTTGCGTTGATCCTGCGGCGGGCTGGCTGCGGCTTGACGATGCGGGCGTGACCCGCGGTGACGGCGTATTCGAGACATTGCTGTACCGGCGCGGCAGGATCCGGTCTGTGATCGAACATTTGGCGCGGATGGAGCGCTCGGCAGCGGCGCTTGCTCTCGAGATTCCGCCGGCCGCAGTGTGGGAGCACGCAATCGCGCTGGGCCTGGATGCGTTCTTAGGTCAGGATGCGGATGGCGAACCCGAGGCGTCCATCCGTTGCGTCGCAACCCGCGGAGCTCCTGGCACAGGCCCCGCGTGCTTTGTGACTCTCTCCCCCGTCCCTGCGAGGGATCCGGACCCGAAACCGATCAAGGTTCTGACCCTTGATCGCGGATACGATTCGGGCGCGGCACAGCGCGCCCCGTGGCTGTTGTTGGGCGCTAAGACACTCTCTTATGCGGTCAATGTTGCCGCGTTGACGTACGCGAAGAAGCACGGCGCCGATGACGCGATCTTCGTGACCAGCGACGGTCTCGTCCTCGACGGCTTGACCGCCTCCGTGGTCGCCTCGTATCGCACCGACAACAGCAACGCTGGCCACACCATCGGCGGCAGCGGCAACAGCAACGATGGGGGCTCCGTAGTTCTCCGTACACCGAGCGTCGAGGCTGGTGGCCTCGCTGGCACAACGGTCGCGGCGGTTTCTGAGGCCGCCCGCGCCCTCGACTGGGAGGTCGAGGCGGTTCCGATGCGGCCTGCCGACCTGCTCACGGCGGATGCGTTGTGGCTTGCGAGCTCGGTCAAGATGCTACGCCCGGTCTCGCATGTGGATGGGGTTGAAGTCGGTGTGGATGCGCAATTACATCGGATTCTTTCCCACGCGCTCGAACAAACGCTGTAG
- a CDS encoding DUF4235 domain-containing protein, with amino-acid sequence MNALNKIFASIFSLVAGIVGSRVLENVWAQVTGADAPTKKNKEAREEASATRVALFAAISAGMMALIQTSIEQGSKKAAKRSKDNPEEI; translated from the coding sequence GTGAATGCTTTGAACAAGATTTTCGCGTCCATCTTTTCGCTCGTTGCGGGAATCGTGGGTTCCCGTGTTCTGGAGAACGTATGGGCCCAGGTCACTGGTGCCGACGCTCCAACGAAGAAGAACAAGGAAGCCCGCGAAGAAGCCTCCGCTACCCGCGTTGCCCTGTTTGCGGCGATCTCCGCTGGCATGATGGCTTTGATCCAGACCTCGATCGAGCAGGGCTCTAAGAAGGCCGCCAAGCGCTCTAAAGACAACCCGGAAGAAATCTAA
- the mnhG gene encoding monovalent cation/H(+) antiporter subunit G, whose amino-acid sequence MLFWDIVAAVLMIGGSLMSLSAAIGMLTFPDVLSRMHSAAKPQVLGLLMMLLAVAIKTTVWQWIPVLALIWLMMLLTNPVSAHMVGRAAYRSKHLKRATLIEDDLEAVVKAAEDAEDHRTPRGEALHHPTAVQAEVDGHH is encoded by the coding sequence ATGCTGTTTTGGGACATCGTCGCCGCGGTCTTGATGATCGGCGGTAGCCTCATGAGCTTGTCTGCGGCGATCGGTATGCTCACGTTCCCTGACGTGCTGTCCCGTATGCACTCGGCGGCTAAACCGCAGGTTTTGGGGCTGTTGATGATGCTGCTTGCGGTAGCGATCAAGACCACGGTGTGGCAGTGGATCCCGGTTTTGGCGTTGATCTGGCTCATGATGCTTCTGACCAACCCGGTCTCGGCTCACATGGTGGGGCGTGCCGCGTACCGTTCTAAGCATCTGAAGCGGGCGACGCTGATCGAGGACGACCTTGAGGCCGTGGTGAAGGCCGCCGAGGACGCGGAAGACCACCGCACGCCGCGAGGTGAAGCGTTGCATCACCCGACGGCTGTCCAGGCGGAAGTCGACGGCCATCACTAG
- a CDS encoding monovalent cation/H+ antiporter complex subunit F, producing MMWWTEYGWFGWAAMVAAVILGLAAILTVVRIVRGPSLLDRIIASDVLLVIISCGLLIWMAVSSDFSSLPMVFLASVIGFLGSVTVARVTASSAATQMPVEGTGTDAAGDATPGAAQAPAAQAPAERGDSA from the coding sequence ATGATGTGGTGGACTGAATACGGTTGGTTCGGCTGGGCCGCGATGGTGGCTGCGGTCATATTGGGTTTGGCCGCCATCTTGACGGTGGTGCGTATTGTGCGGGGGCCTTCGCTTCTGGACCGGATTATCGCCTCGGATGTTTTGCTGGTGATTATCTCGTGCGGCCTGTTGATTTGGATGGCAGTATCGAGTGATTTCTCTTCGTTGCCGATGGTCTTCTTGGCATCGGTGATCGGCTTCTTAGGTTCGGTGACGGTCGCCCGCGTCACGGCCTCTTCTGCTGCGACTCAGATGCCCGTTGAAGGAACGGGCACGGACGCCGCCGGGGACGCGACGCCGGGCGCAGCGCAGGCTCCGGCAGCGCAGGCGCCGGCTGAGCGGGGTGATTCGGCGTGA
- a CDS encoding Na+/H+ antiporter subunit E, with protein MKRFGKMTRRLLVELPLLVWLVVLWCILWQSFALANILFGLALSLLIVRVFRLPPVVLSGRFSPVRGLAFLGWFVGQIVSGSLQVTWVSWRQGKDVTNAVVEVPLRTRDDLLMTAVGHVASLIPGSLVVDVDRRHGTLYLHVLGIRNTEDANRFRADVLEIERRLIYVMGSRAELDLLRKEELRVARELVAARREADGWHSVDVAVDAQRGKGGDAR; from the coding sequence GTGAAGCGTTTCGGGAAAATGACGCGCCGCCTGCTGGTCGAGCTACCCCTGCTGGTGTGGCTCGTGGTGCTGTGGTGCATCCTGTGGCAGTCCTTCGCGTTGGCGAACATACTGTTCGGGTTGGCGCTCTCGCTGCTGATCGTCCGGGTTTTCCGTTTGCCGCCGGTGGTGCTTTCGGGCCGTTTCTCGCCGGTGCGTGGGTTAGCGTTCCTCGGCTGGTTTGTGGGACAGATTGTCTCTGGTTCGCTCCAGGTCACGTGGGTTTCCTGGAGGCAGGGCAAGGACGTCACGAACGCCGTGGTTGAGGTTCCGTTGCGTACCCGTGACGACTTGCTGATGACCGCGGTGGGACATGTGGCTTCGCTGATCCCGGGCTCACTCGTGGTGGATGTTGATCGCCGCCACGGGACGCTGTACCTGCATGTTTTGGGGATCAGGAACACGGAAGACGCGAACAGGTTCCGGGCCGATGTCCTGGAGATCGAGCGACGGCTGATCTATGTGATGGGTTCGCGCGCGGAGCTGGATCTGTTGCGTAAAGAGGAGCTACGTGTGGCGCGTGAGCTGGTCGCTGCGCGTCGTGAAGCTGATGGCTGGCATTCGGTGGATGTAGCAGTCGATGCTCAGCGCGGTAAGGGAGGTGACGCCCGATGA
- a CDS encoding Na+/H+ antiporter subunit D — protein sequence MNWEALPFDVVSLTPLVVVLPILGAALTFVFQRSPRAQRLVSITTLSLALLIGFVLLLRSYSLGAAAVTMGGWAPPFGITLVVDEFAALMLVVSNVVSLAVLIYATGQGYTDQNGDGPISVFYPTYMFLVAGVSNAFVAGDLFNLYVGFEIFLTASYVLITLGGSAERVRAGTTYVVVSVVSSMLFLISIGVIYAATGTVSMADVSDKIAQLGPTTQTLLHLMVLIAFGVKAAVFPLSFWLPDSYPTAPAPVTAVFAGLLTKVGVYAIVRTETLLFRDNDLSALLMWVAVLTMIVGILGALVQTEIKRMLSFTLTSHIGYMVFGIALGTQTGYAAAIYYVAHHILVQTSLFMVVGLIERRGGTSNIERLGSLAKLAPFLAVLYFIPAMNLAGIPPFSGFIGKVGLVIGGVEDGTAMAWVNIAASLLTSLLTLVAVARVWNRAFWRRAEDAEDADPMLLEAMNKKFRRVRTYEAVAQFPDSRYSDRGDVKVLPGIMVGSTAALVCASLSLTIFAGPLFQLTDKASAAMLEGKEYRVAVYEASNRAEPERGGPTDGERRTLENPSGEANRSSEGGAGK from the coding sequence ATGAATTGGGAAGCGTTGCCTTTCGATGTTGTTTCGCTGACTCCGCTGGTGGTTGTGCTGCCGATCCTGGGCGCGGCGTTGACGTTCGTGTTCCAGCGTTCCCCGCGTGCTCAACGGTTGGTTTCGATCACAACGCTGTCGCTTGCGTTGCTGATCGGTTTCGTGTTGCTGTTGCGGTCTTATTCGTTGGGTGCTGCCGCGGTCACGATGGGTGGCTGGGCTCCACCGTTTGGCATCACGCTGGTGGTGGACGAGTTCGCGGCCTTGATGCTGGTGGTCTCGAATGTGGTTTCGCTTGCGGTGCTGATTTATGCGACGGGACAGGGCTATACGGACCAGAACGGTGATGGCCCGATCTCGGTTTTCTACCCGACCTACATGTTCTTGGTCGCGGGCGTCTCTAACGCGTTTGTCGCCGGTGACTTGTTCAACCTGTATGTGGGTTTCGAGATCTTCCTGACAGCCTCCTACGTGTTGATCACGCTGGGTGGTTCCGCTGAGCGTGTCCGCGCCGGTACAACCTATGTTGTTGTTTCGGTTGTGTCTTCGATGCTGTTCCTGATTTCGATCGGCGTGATCTATGCCGCGACGGGCACGGTTTCGATGGCGGATGTTTCGGATAAGATCGCTCAGCTCGGTCCGACAACCCAAACGTTGCTGCATCTGATGGTTTTGATCGCGTTCGGTGTCAAGGCGGCGGTGTTCCCGCTGAGTTTCTGGCTGCCGGACTCGTATCCGACCGCTCCGGCGCCGGTCACGGCGGTGTTCGCGGGCTTGCTCACCAAGGTGGGCGTGTACGCGATTGTGCGTACCGAGACGCTGCTGTTCCGGGACAACGATCTTTCGGCTCTTCTGATGTGGGTCGCGGTGCTGACGATGATCGTCGGAATTCTGGGTGCGCTGGTCCAGACCGAGATCAAACGTATGCTTTCGTTTACGCTCACCAGCCACATCGGCTACATGGTTTTCGGTATCGCGCTGGGCACACAAACCGGCTATGCGGCGGCAATCTATTATGTGGCGCACCATATTTTGGTTCAGACCTCGCTGTTCATGGTCGTGGGGTTGATTGAGCGGCGCGGCGGCACCTCGAACATCGAGAGGCTGGGTTCGCTCGCTAAGCTCGCTCCGTTCTTGGCGGTCCTATATTTCATCCCAGCCATGAACCTAGCCGGTATCCCGCCGTTCTCAGGCTTCATCGGCAAGGTCGGCTTGGTCATCGGTGGTGTCGAGGACGGTACGGCGATGGCGTGGGTCAACATCGCTGCCTCGCTGCTGACGAGCTTGCTGACGCTGGTCGCGGTGGCTCGCGTATGGAACCGTGCGTTCTGGCGGCGTGCTGAGGACGCTGAGGACGCGGACCCGATGCTGCTTGAGGCGATGAACAAGAAGTTCCGCCGCGTACGCACCTACGAGGCGGTAGCCCAGTTCCCGGATTCGCGTTATTCAGACCGCGGCGATGTCAAGGTCCTGCCAGGCATCATGGTCGGTTCTACAGCGGCGCTGGTGTGCGCATCGTTGTCTTTGACGATCTTCGCGGGCCCACTGTTCCAGCTGACTGATAAAGCATCAGCCGCGATGCTCGAGGGCAAGGAGTACCGCGTGGCCGTGTACGAGGCCTCGAATCGCGCCGAACCGGAACGCGGCGGCCCAACAGATGGTGAACGGCGCACGCTGGAGAACCCGTCCGGTGAAGCCAACCGATCCAGTGAAGGTGGTGCAGGCAAGTGA
- a CDS encoding Na(+)/H(+) antiporter subunit C produces the protein MTIDVTMLLMVAVLVSAGIYLMLERTLTRVLLGTLLLGNGVNVLILTAGGPGGLAPLVGGEVPAEDYSDPLPQAMILTAIVISFAVTAFLLGLIYRSWWLSRADEIQADAEDVRVSQEGIVHDPEEDGEMPVEDSEFATQDEVDSDDDGGLGEDPENCTPAQAARTRAEARRVVDEYMTEKAREAEREEQEKGER, from the coding sequence ATGACGATCGATGTGACGATGCTGTTGATGGTCGCGGTGTTGGTCTCCGCGGGCATCTATCTGATGCTTGAGCGCACCCTGACCCGGGTTTTGTTGGGCACGCTCTTGTTGGGCAATGGCGTCAATGTTTTGATTCTGACGGCCGGCGGGCCGGGAGGCTTGGCCCCGCTGGTAGGTGGGGAAGTGCCTGCGGAGGATTATTCGGATCCACTCCCGCAAGCGATGATCCTCACCGCGATCGTGATTTCCTTCGCCGTCACGGCTTTCTTGCTGGGCTTGATCTACCGTTCGTGGTGGCTTTCGCGTGCCGATGAGATCCAGGCCGACGCCGAAGACGTGCGCGTTTCGCAGGAAGGCATTGTGCACGACCCTGAAGAGGACGGCGAGATGCCCGTTGAGGATTCGGAGTTCGCGACCCAGGATGAAGTTGATTCCGATGACGATGGCGGCCTGGGTGAGGACCCTGAGAACTGCACACCGGCGCAGGCTGCGCGGACACGTGCGGAGGCGCGCAGGGTTGTTGATGAATACATGACCGAGAAGGCGCGGGAAGCTGAACGCGAAGAGCAAGAGAAGGGTGAGCGCTGA